In a genomic window of Cardiocondyla obscurior isolate alpha-2009 linkage group LG08, Cobs3.1, whole genome shotgun sequence:
- the Mrpl3 gene encoding large ribosomal subunit protein uL3m: MTSFLKTINGLQLFHKSLKRSIDMMSVPKREKYIPQPRYRHPEWLPKPQRVLYDERLTNDNQQFLNEVVQDTYVSPTINTNSPLKEDPIEPTVEWKVGMQRTGLIAKKIGIYPLWLKNGKKVSSTLLQIVDNEVVKYIPPEKFFPVISKTPSIQVKNRRGCLIIGAENIDPQLITKEYYGIFNDTGVQPKRILRRFIVSREAALQPGTPLFATHFKPGEIVDIRGKTVDRGFQGVMKRWGFKGMPASHGVTKTHRRPGNIGSGGTKARVMPGTKLPGHMGNRWRILRGVRILRINTKYNVIWVLGQNIPGETNSYCYMYDTRLPLRKSQTMPNFPTYFPNTTDELLPEELYADDVHPFSDSTIEFQEES, from the exons atgacatcatttttaaaaacaattaatggACTACAACTTTTTCACAAAAGCTTGAAAAGAAG TATCGATATGATGTCCGTCCCGAAACGGGAAAAGTATATTCCACAGCCTAGATATCGGCATCCAGAGTGGCTTCCAAAGCCGCAACGTGTT TTGTATGATGAACGGCTAACGAATGATAATCAGCAGTTTCTTAACGAAGTGGTTCAAGATACCTATGTTTCGCCCACTATCAATACGAATTCTCCTTTAAAAGAAGATCCAATCGAACCTACCGTAGAATGGAAAGTAGGTATGCAACGTACCGGTTTAATCGCTAAAAAAATCGGAATTTATCCATTGTGGttaaaaaacggaaaaaaagtCTCGTCGACGTTACTTCAG ATAGTCGACAATGAAGTAGTGAAATATATACCGCCAGAGAAATTTTTTCCGGTAATATCTAAAACACCTTCAATACAAGTTAAAAACAGACGCGGATGTCTTATAATAGGTGCAGAAAATATTGATCCTCAATTG aTTACTAAAGAATATTATGGCATTTTTAATGACACTGGAGTTCAACCAAAACGTATATTAAGAAGATTTATAGTGTCTCGCGAAGCAGCATTGCAACCAGGAACTCCCTTATTCGCCACACATTTTAAACCAGGAGAAATCGTCGACATTCGTGGgaaaac GGTTGATCGCGGATTCCAAGGTGTCATGAAACGATGGGGTTTTAAAGGAATGCCTGCCTCTCACGGCGTGACCAAGACTCACAGACGACCCGGAAACATCGGGTCAGGTGGCACGAAAGCTCGAGTTATGCCTGGTACTAAATTGCCTGGACACATGGGTAATCGGTGGCGTATTCTTAGAGGTGTTcgg ATTCTACGAATAAACACGAAGTATAACGTGATTTGGGTTTTGGGACAGAACATACCTGGTGAAACTAATTCTTATTGTTATATGTATGATACACGCCTTCCTTTGAGAAAATCTCAAACAATGCCAAATTTCCCGACGTATTTTCCAAATACCACCGATGAGTTACTTCCAGAAGAATTGTATGCAGATGACGTACATCCGTTTTCAGATTCCACGATAGAATTTCAAGAAGAATCttaa